The following are encoded together in the Bombus affinis isolate iyBomAffi1 chromosome 6, iyBomAffi1.2, whole genome shotgun sequence genome:
- the LOC126918115 gene encoding syntaxin-18 — translation MDVSTLFKVSVQTVSLRNKALGINDNTRNLKRAKNKSAFFIKAQGVVAQISKLREFLLENRKAYLNFSNYLSNVPSMSDGDRDKIDIGAQKIMSTCSQLIKDLRREIAGSEVSPQNLEHREIMLLLIEDYLKNVCKIYSEQKAIQVKRAIEVRKIAKLELDTKPIKQIQPKVEKPSLNTNEAEDKESRIDSNKSSAMKIQEMNGDVNALMYEEKISPEDIQTLEAENKQLYNELNTLTEEVKQIESKVVHIAELQEIFTEKVLDQDKDLDRLMTNVVGSTENVKDANEQIRQAIQRNAGLRVWILFFLLVMSFSLLFLDWYNP, via the coding sequence ATGGATGTTAGTACACTATTTAAAGTAAGCGTGCAAACTGTTAGTCTTCGTAACAAAGCATTAGGAATTAATGATAATACACGGAACCTAAAAAGGGCAAAGAATAAAAGTGCCTTTTTTATTAAAGCTCAAGGTGTTGTTGCACAAATTTCCAAATTACGTGAATTCCTATTGGAGAACCGTAAAGCATACCTAAATTTTTCAAACTATTTGTCAAATGTACCAAGCATGTCAGATGGAGATCGTGATAAAATTGATATTGGTGCACAAAAAATAATGAGTACCTGTTCCCAATTAATCAAGGATTTAAGAAGAGAAATAGCAGGTTCTGAAGTTTCTCCACAAAACTTAGAACACAGAGAAATTATGTTGTTATTAATTGAGGATTACCTAAAGAATGTTTGTAAGATCTACTCAGAACAAAAAGCAATACAAGTAAAGAGAGCGATAGAAGTAAGAAAAATTGCCAAACTAGAGTTGGATACAAAGCCTATCAAACAGATACAACCTAAAGTGGAAAAACCTAGCTTAAACACAAATGAAGCCGAAGATAAGGAAAGTAGAATTGATTCTAATAAATCTAGTGCTATGAAAATACAAGAAATGAATGGTGATGTAAATGCACTGATGTATGAAGAAAAAATATCGCCTGAAGATATACAGACCTTAGAGGCAGAAAACAAGCAACTATATAATGAACTTAACACATTAACGGAAGAAGTGAAACAAATAGAAAGTAAAGTTGTACATATAGCAGAACTTCAAGAAATATTCACAGAAAAAGTATTGGATCAAGACAAGGACTTAGATCGTTTAATGACGAATGTCGTTGGATCGACGGAAAACGTAAAAGATGCTAATGAGCAAATTAGGCAAGCGATTCAAAGGAATGCTGGGCTTCGAGTGtggattcttttctttcttttagttATGTCATTCTCTCTGTTATTTCTCGATTGGTATAATCCTTAA
- the LOC126918116 gene encoding coatomer subunit epsilon — MKQYYRNDKMARQQQADVDELFDVKNHFYIGNYQQCINEAQKIKSSSPEVTMERDVFLYRAYIAQRKFRVVLDEINNSSPPDLQPLKMLADYFANPARREVIVTELQQATNRADYDNHNFLIVAATIYYHEKNLEAALRILRNVDHLECLALTLQIYLKMDRLDLAKKELLTMQEKDDDATLTQLAQAWLNISSGGDKLQDAYYIFQDMIDKHSSTSMLLNGQATCFIGLAKYEEAETALQESLDKDSNNPDTLINMIVLSQHMGKPPEVANRYLSQLKDSHLEHPFVKEYLQKEIEFQRLRKQYSSST, encoded by the exons ATGAAACAGTATTACCGAAATGACAAGATGGCACGTCAGCAGCAAGCAGACGTCGACGAACTTTTCGACGTGAAAAATCACTTTTATATTGGAAACTATCAGCAATGTATCAACGAAGCACAAAAAATAAAG tCATCTTCGCCAGAGGTGACGATGGAACGAGATGTGTTCCTCTATCGTGCGTACATAGCGCAACGAAAATTCCGTGTTGTGCTAGatgaaattaataattcttCCCCTCCTGATTTACAACCACTGAAAATGTTGGCGGATTATTTTGCGAATCCTGCTCGCAGAGAGGTGATTGTCACCGAATTGCAACAAGCGACCAACCGCGCTGATTACGATAATCATAACTTCCTAATCGTTGCTGCAACCATCTACTATCATGAAAAGAACTTAGAGGCAGCACTTAGGATACTTCGTAATGTAGATCACTTAGAATGTCTAGCCCTAACGCTACAGATTTACTTAAAAATGGATCGGTTAGATCTTGCAAAGAAAGAGTTGCTAACTATGCAGGAGAAGGATGATGATGCCACTCTGACACAACTAGCACAGGCATGGCTAAATATAAGCAGTGGTGGAGATAAGTTACAAGATGCTTATTACATATTTCAA GATATGATAGACAAACATTCCAGTACGAGTATGTTATTAAATGGTCAAGCTACTTGTTTCATTGGGCTAGCTAAATATGAAGAAGCTGAAACAGCTTTGCAAGAATCTTTGGACAAAGATAGTAACAATCCAGACACTTTAATCAATATGATTGTCCTTTCTCAGCATATGGGAAAGCCGCCTGAAGTTGCTAATCGTTATTTGAGTCAACTGAAAGATTCACATTTGGAACATCCATTTGTTAAAGAATATTTACAGAAAGAGATAGAATTTCAAAGGCTCAGGAAACAGTATTCTTCATCCACCTAA
- the LOC126918097 gene encoding poly(A) RNA polymerase gld-2 homolog A-like isoform X2 gives MYHTVYPPQIMVQIMGGQQANGQCPPIQPHTMHIHGASAFHQAEYVKYHTDACSQNRHMIQTGSYPLELLMGVEIPSLRHVEYMQSNNGTQRGHWQRHVNTSNNTSLIPSPHFTFRPNNNGLANKKSNWYNKLSKRTSFRESFVNNEKYGSDSGFSSRSPTPNKHHIDSSRTESSDERDSVISSVEQSMKKSHKMLPSSVTNNRVVQYGIISNSPMHQYYQSQRSINCYPATMSTSRSQVQTYQNKRRYHSGRNSPPPQRSPRNKRYMGFLSPNYHVFPRYGIAPDRFLARSHLVEVTRTPDDLLIGSVWDRLSKEIWSKFMLNQQTEIVYRNKMMLWRYLYVYIKTAFPKYGLFLVGSTMNGFGSDNSDVDMCLLVRHTEMDQRNEAIGHLEQILKCLKRCDFIEQLELIQAKVPILKFYDSIQNLEVDLNCNNAVGIRNTHLLYCYSRIDWRVRPLVLVVKLWAQSQNINDAKNMTISSYSLVLMVIHFLQCGVNPPVLPCLHSLYKGKFAPHTDIHCIDIQEELNIPVSILRPKNRQTLGELFVEFFRYYVMFDFNQYAISVRLANKIAIEECRRARSYKNDPHQWKYLCIEEPFDLTNTARSVYDPDVFARIKHVFDCTYQNLKEHHDLARIFIKVDSTSPYIVT, from the exons ATGTATCATACTGTGTATCCACCACAAATAATGGTGCAGATAATGGGTGGCCAACAGGCAAATGGACAGTGTCCACCAATTCAACCACATACAATGCACATTCATGGTGCAAGTGCATTCCATCAAGcagaatatgtaaaatatcacaCAGATGCTTGCTCTCAGAACAGACATATGATTCAA ACAGGATCTTATCCATTGGAGCTATTGATGGGGGTTGAGATACCATCTTTAAGGCATGTGGAGTATATGCAGTCAAATAATGGCACACAACGAGGACACTGGCAGAGACATGTAAATACATCCAACAACACATCTCTTATACCTTCTCCACATTTTACTTTTAGACCAAACaataacggtttggcaaataaaAAATCAAACTGGTATAATAAATTGAGTAAAAGAACTTCTTTCCGAGAGTCTTTCGTAAATAACGAAAAATACGGCAGTGATAGCGGCTTCAGTTCACGATCTCCCACACCGAATAAACATCACATCGATAGCAGTCGAACAGAGAGCTCGGATGAACGAGATTCTGTAATTTCTTCGGTAGAACAAAGTATGAA AAAATCACACAAGATGCTTCCAAGTAGCGTTACAAACAACAGAGTAGTGCAATATGGTATAATTTCAAATAGTCCTATGCACCAATATTATCAGAGTCAAAGATCTATTAATTGCTATCCCGCTACTATGTCAACATCTAGGAGTCAAGTACAAACGTATCAGAATAAAAGAAGGTATCATTCAG GAAGGAACAGTCCACCTCCTCAAAGATCacctagaaataaaagatacatGGGATTCTTATCACCCAATTATCATGTGTTTCCTAGATACGGAATTGCTCCAGATCGATTTTTAGCTAGATCACATTTGGTTGAAGTAACCCGTACACCGGACGATTTACTTATTGGATCGGTTTGGGATAGACTTTCGAAAGAAATTTGGTCAAAATTTATGTTAAATCAACAGACTGAGATTGTTTATAGGAACAAGATGATGCTTTGGAGATATCTTTATGTTTATATTAAG ACTGCTTTTCCAAAATATGGTTTATTCTTGGTTGGCTCTACGATGAATGGTTTTGGGTCTGATAATAGTGATGTTGACATGTGCCTTTTAGTGAGGCATACAGAAATGGATCAAAGGAATGAGGCTATTGGGCATTTAGAACAAATATTAAAATGCCTCAAGAGATGTG ATTTTATAGAACAATTAGAACTTATACAAGCAAAGGTGCCAATTCTAAAGTTCTACGATTCAATACAAAATTTAGAAGTTgatttaaattgtaataatgCTGTTGGCATTCGGAATACTCATCTTCTTTACTGTTATTCTCGGA TTGATTGGAGGGTGAGACCATTAGTACTTGTGGTTAAACTTTGGGCTCAATCTCAGAATATCAACGATGCCAAGAACATGACAATATCCAGTTATTCCTTAGTTCTTATGGTCATTCATTTTTTGCAGT GTGGTGTTAATCCACCAGTTTTACCATGTTTACATTCACTTTATAAGGGCAAATTCGCACCACATACAGACATTCATTGCATAGATATCCAAGAAGAATTGAACATTCCAGTTTCCATACTTCGGCCTAAGAATCGACAAACTTTAGGGGAATTGTTTGTGGAATTTTTTCGATATTACGTCATGTTCGA TTTCAATCAGTATGCGATATCAGTTCGGCTGGCAAATAAAATAGCAATAGAAGAATGTCGAAGGGCACGATCTTATAAAAATGACCCTCATCAATGGAAGTATCTATGTATCGAAG AACCATTCGATCTAACTAACACTGCTAGATCAGTTTATGATCCGGATGTTTTTGCAAGGATTAAACATGTCTTTGATTGTACATACCAAAACTTAAAAGAGCATCATGACCTAGCCAGGATATTCATCAAGGTGGATTCTACTTCACCCTATATCGTGACGTAA
- the LOC126918097 gene encoding poly(A) RNA polymerase gld-2 homolog A-like isoform X1, with the protein MYHTVYPPQIMVQIMGGQQANGQCPPIQPHTMHIHGASAFHQAEYVKYHTDACSQNRHMIQTGSYPLELLMGVEIPSLRHVEYMQSNNGTQRGHWQRHVNTSNNTSLIPSPHFTFRPNNNGLANKKSNWYNKLSKRTSFRESFVNNEKYGSDSGFSSRSPTPNKHHIDSSRTESSDERDSVISSVEQSMKKLFSYRKSHKMLPSSVTNNRVVQYGIISNSPMHQYYQSQRSINCYPATMSTSRSQVQTYQNKRRYHSGRNSPPPQRSPRNKRYMGFLSPNYHVFPRYGIAPDRFLARSHLVEVTRTPDDLLIGSVWDRLSKEIWSKFMLNQQTEIVYRNKMMLWRYLYVYIKTAFPKYGLFLVGSTMNGFGSDNSDVDMCLLVRHTEMDQRNEAIGHLEQILKCLKRCDFIEQLELIQAKVPILKFYDSIQNLEVDLNCNNAVGIRNTHLLYCYSRIDWRVRPLVLVVKLWAQSQNINDAKNMTISSYSLVLMVIHFLQCGVNPPVLPCLHSLYKGKFAPHTDIHCIDIQEELNIPVSILRPKNRQTLGELFVEFFRYYVMFDFNQYAISVRLANKIAIEECRRARSYKNDPHQWKYLCIEEPFDLTNTARSVYDPDVFARIKHVFDCTYQNLKEHHDLARIFIKVDSTSPYIVT; encoded by the exons ATGTATCATACTGTGTATCCACCACAAATAATGGTGCAGATAATGGGTGGCCAACAGGCAAATGGACAGTGTCCACCAATTCAACCACATACAATGCACATTCATGGTGCAAGTGCATTCCATCAAGcagaatatgtaaaatatcacaCAGATGCTTGCTCTCAGAACAGACATATGATTCAA ACAGGATCTTATCCATTGGAGCTATTGATGGGGGTTGAGATACCATCTTTAAGGCATGTGGAGTATATGCAGTCAAATAATGGCACACAACGAGGACACTGGCAGAGACATGTAAATACATCCAACAACACATCTCTTATACCTTCTCCACATTTTACTTTTAGACCAAACaataacggtttggcaaataaaAAATCAAACTGGTATAATAAATTGAGTAAAAGAACTTCTTTCCGAGAGTCTTTCGTAAATAACGAAAAATACGGCAGTGATAGCGGCTTCAGTTCACGATCTCCCACACCGAATAAACATCACATCGATAGCAGTCGAACAGAGAGCTCGGATGAACGAGATTCTGTAATTTCTTCGGTAGAACAAAGTATGAA GAAATTATTCTCTTACAGAAAATCACACAAGATGCTTCCAAGTAGCGTTACAAACAACAGAGTAGTGCAATATGGTATAATTTCAAATAGTCCTATGCACCAATATTATCAGAGTCAAAGATCTATTAATTGCTATCCCGCTACTATGTCAACATCTAGGAGTCAAGTACAAACGTATCAGAATAAAAGAAGGTATCATTCAG GAAGGAACAGTCCACCTCCTCAAAGATCacctagaaataaaagatacatGGGATTCTTATCACCCAATTATCATGTGTTTCCTAGATACGGAATTGCTCCAGATCGATTTTTAGCTAGATCACATTTGGTTGAAGTAACCCGTACACCGGACGATTTACTTATTGGATCGGTTTGGGATAGACTTTCGAAAGAAATTTGGTCAAAATTTATGTTAAATCAACAGACTGAGATTGTTTATAGGAACAAGATGATGCTTTGGAGATATCTTTATGTTTATATTAAG ACTGCTTTTCCAAAATATGGTTTATTCTTGGTTGGCTCTACGATGAATGGTTTTGGGTCTGATAATAGTGATGTTGACATGTGCCTTTTAGTGAGGCATACAGAAATGGATCAAAGGAATGAGGCTATTGGGCATTTAGAACAAATATTAAAATGCCTCAAGAGATGTG ATTTTATAGAACAATTAGAACTTATACAAGCAAAGGTGCCAATTCTAAAGTTCTACGATTCAATACAAAATTTAGAAGTTgatttaaattgtaataatgCTGTTGGCATTCGGAATACTCATCTTCTTTACTGTTATTCTCGGA TTGATTGGAGGGTGAGACCATTAGTACTTGTGGTTAAACTTTGGGCTCAATCTCAGAATATCAACGATGCCAAGAACATGACAATATCCAGTTATTCCTTAGTTCTTATGGTCATTCATTTTTTGCAGT GTGGTGTTAATCCACCAGTTTTACCATGTTTACATTCACTTTATAAGGGCAAATTCGCACCACATACAGACATTCATTGCATAGATATCCAAGAAGAATTGAACATTCCAGTTTCCATACTTCGGCCTAAGAATCGACAAACTTTAGGGGAATTGTTTGTGGAATTTTTTCGATATTACGTCATGTTCGA TTTCAATCAGTATGCGATATCAGTTCGGCTGGCAAATAAAATAGCAATAGAAGAATGTCGAAGGGCACGATCTTATAAAAATGACCCTCATCAATGGAAGTATCTATGTATCGAAG AACCATTCGATCTAACTAACACTGCTAGATCAGTTTATGATCCGGATGTTTTTGCAAGGATTAAACATGTCTTTGATTGTACATACCAAAACTTAAAAGAGCATCATGACCTAGCCAGGATATTCATCAAGGTGGATTCTACTTCACCCTATATCGTGACGTAA
- the LOC126918087 gene encoding regulator of nonsense transcripts 1, producing the protein MSVDAYGPSSQTLTFLDTEEADLIGADTQGSEFDFTDFTLPSPSQTQASQHDAAQSQPNQPVQVNGTSGSSSLELKISGAAQSLAELQFEEEEEEAYYNRDLPEHACKYCGIHEASCVVMCNVCRKWFCNGRGNTSGSHIINHLVRAKHKEVTLHRDGPLGETVLECYSCAVRNVFVLGFIPAKADSVVVLLCRQPCAAQSSLKDMNWDQEQWKPLIEDRSFLAWLVKIPSEQEQLRARQISAQQINKLEELWRDNVDATFQDLEKPGVDEEPQQVLLRYEDGYQYQNIFGPLVKLEADYDKRLKESQTQENIEVRWDVGLNKKTIAYFMLAKTDGDMKLMHGDELRLRYLGELHKPWSGIGHVIKIPDNYGEEVGIELKNNSGAPTECVSNFVVDFIWKSTSFDRMQLALRKFAVDDTSVSGYIYHRLLGHEVEEVLFRCHLPKHFSAPNLPDLNRSQVYAVKHAVQRPLSLIQGPPGTGKTVTSATIVYQLVKQNGGPVLVCAPSNTAVDQLTEKIHKSNLKVVRLCAKSREAIDSPVSFLALHNQIKNMETNTELQKLQQLKDETGELSSVDEKRYRLLKKAAEKELLEAADVICCTCVGAGDPRLHRLKFHSILIDESMQATEPECMVPVVLGAKQLILVGDHCQLGPVVMCKKAARAGLSQSLFERLVVLGIRPFRLEVQYRMHPDLSRFPSNFFYEGSLQNGVCADERKLLKIDFPWPAPDKPMFFYVTQGQEEIAGSGTSYLNRTEASNVEKIATRFLRCGVKPEQIGVITPYEGQRAYLVQYMQYQGSLHSKLYQEIEVASVDAFQGREKDIIIMSCVRSNEHQGIGFLNDPRRLNVALTRAKYGIIIVGNPKVLSKQPLWNHLLSFYKEQKVLVEGPLNNLKESMIQFAKPKKLVNAANPGSHFMSTSMYDAREALIPGSVYDRSGTQVNGTQNHNPYYQRNVPLDIFSRTHDTISYISPERAQAAMNNVPVPVGMFMNMAHVPPRFYNQHQQALQARQNQRNRRGTALSKNKQGPRMGKLSQSEQNTQPYSQPGLPLTQGTTQGMSQPGFSLSQPGLSQAELSQDSFAVGEFQSQMDGLLSQDSTYQGDRSGFYQSGQSQAGGQFSQPY; encoded by the exons ATGAGCGTCGATGCATACGGACCCAGCAGTCAGACTCTGACGTTCCTAGACACGGAAGAAGCTGATTTAATTGGTGCAGATACACAGGGTAGCGAATTCGACTTCACTGATTTCACGTTGCCCTCGCCGAGTCAAACTCAGGCCTCGCAACACGATGCTGCCCAAAGTCAACCTAACCAACCCGTACAG GTTAATGGAACAAGCGGCAGCTCATCTTTGGAGTTGAAGATATCTGGAGCAGCACAAAGCCTTGCGGAATTGCaatttgaagaagaagaagaggaggcaTATTACAATCGTGATTTGCCAGAACATGCATGTAAATATTGTGGTATTCATGAAGCATCTTGTGTTGTTATGTGCAATGTTTGCCGCAAGTGGTTCTGTAATGGACGTGGAAATACATCTGGTTCTCACATTATCAACCACCTTGTCAGAGCCAAACATAAGGAAGTTACTTTACACAG AGATGGTCCTTTGGGAGAAACTGTCCTTGAGTGTTACTCTTGTGCTGTTAGAAATGTTTTCGTTCTTGGCTTCATTCCTGCAAAAGCAGATTCTGTTGTTGTATTACTCTGCCGCCAACCATGTGCAGCTCAGAGTTCGTTGAAGGATATGAATTG GGATCAAGAACAATGGAAGCCATTGATAGAAGACCGTTCCTTTTTAGCTTGGTTAGTAAAAATTCCATCAGAACAGGAACAATTGCGTGCCAGACAAATTTCGGCCCAACAAATCAATAAGTTAGAGGAATTATGGCGAGACAATGTTGACGCGACCTTTCAAGACCTTGAAAAACCCGGTGTAGATGAAGAACCGCAACAAGTACTTTTGCGGTACGAAGATGGATACCAGTATCAGAACATATTTGGCCCTCTCGTAAAATTAGAAGCCGATTATGATAAACGTTTGAAGGAATCTCAAACGCAAGAAAACATTGAAGTACGTTGGGATGTTGGACTAAATAAAAAGACAATCGCCTATTTCATGTTAGCAAAAACAGACGGTGATATGAAATTGATGCACGGCGATGAACTAAGACTTCGCTACTTGGGTGAACTTCACAAGCCTTGGTCTGGAATTGGACATGTAATCAAGATCCCTGATAATTATGGAGAGGAAGTAGGGATcgaattgaaaaataattctGGCGCCCCAACGGAGTGTGTTAGTAACTTCGTCGTTGATTTTATTTGGAAAAGCACTAGTTTCGATCG CATGCAATTAGCGTTGCGGAAATTTGCTGTGGACGACACTTCTGTATCCGgttacatataccatagattgtTAGGACACGAGGTGGAAGAAGTTCTGTTTCGCTGCCATCTTCCTAAACATTTCAGTGCTCCGAATCTGCCAGACTTAAATCGTTCACAAGTATATGCCGTGAAACACGCTGTACAAAGACCCTTGTCTCTAATTCAGGGACCGCCTGGCACAGGAAAAACTGTAACCAGCGCTACGATAGTTTATCAACTTGTCAAACAAAACGGTGGTCCTGTATTAGTATGTGCTCCTTCGAACACGGCTGTTGATCAACTAACAGAAAAGATACACAAATCCAATTTAAAGGTTGTGAGACTTTGTGCGAAGTCACGAGAAGCAATTGATTCACCAGTAAGCTTTCTTGCCTTGCATAATCAAATCAAGAACATGGAGACGAATACTGAATTGCAAAAATTGCAACAACTAAAGGATGAGACTGGTGAATTGTCTAGCGTTGACGAAAAACGTTATAGATTACTAAAGAAAGCAGCAGAAAAAGAATTATTAGAGGCAGCTGATGTGATCTGCTGCACCTGTGTTGGAGCTGGTGACCCAAGGTTACATAGACTTAAATTTCACTCAATTCTTATTGATGAGAGTATGCAAGCAACGGAACCTGAGTGTATGGTACCAGTTGTTCTTGGAGCGAAGCAATTAATCCTTGTTGGTGATCATTGTCAATTAGGGCCAGTAGTTATGTGCAAGAAAGCTGCCAGGGCTGGTTTATCACAGTCTCTTTTTGAAAGATTAGTAGTATTGGGAATTAGACCTTTCAGATTGGAAGTACAATATCGTATGCATCCAGATCTATCACGATTCCCATCAAACTTTTTTTATGAGGGTTCTTTGCAAAACGGCGTGTGCGCGGACGAGAGGAAATTGTTGAAAATTGATTTTCCTTGGCCAGCACCTGACAAACCTATGTTTTTCTACGTTACACAAGGTCAAGAAGAAATTGCAGGAAGTGGTACATCATACTTAAATCGAACGGAAGCATCGAACGTTGAAAAAATAGCAACAAGATTTTTACGTTGCGGAGTAAAACCTGAACAAATTGGAGTAATAACTCCGTACGAGGGTCAACGAGCTTATTTAGTGCAATACATGCAATACCAAGGATCCTTGCACTCGAAACTGTACCAGGAAATCGAAGTCGCTAGCGTAGATGCTTTCCAGGGCAGAGAAAAAGATATAATAATTATGTCTTGCGTTCGATCGAACGAACATCAAGGTATTGGATTTCTGAATGACCCACGAAGGTTAAACGTCGCATTAACCCGCGCGAAATACGGAATCATAATCGTAGGAAATCCAAAGGTATTGTCGAAACAGCCATTATGGAATCACCTATTAAGTTTCTATAAGGAACAGAAAGTTCTCGTAGAAGGACCGCTGAACAATCTTAAAGAATCTATGATTCAATTCGCCAAACCAAAGAAACTCGTCAATGCTGCTAATCCAGGCTCTCACTTTATGTCTACGTCGATGTACGATGCAAGGGAAGCTTTGATCCCGGGTTCGGTATACGATAGATCAGGTACTCAAGTAAATGGAACACAGAATCATAATCCTTATTACCAAAGGAACGTACCTTTAGACATCTTCAGCAGAACCCACGATACTATTAGTTACATTAGCCCAGAAAGAGCTCAAGCAGCGATGAATAATGTACCAGTTCCAGTGGGAATGTTCATGAATATGGCACACGTACCACCACGGTTCTATAATCAACATCAGCAGGCCCTACAGGCTAGACAAAACCAACGTAATCGGCGAGGTACAGCTTTATCGAAGAACAAACAAGGCCCACGAATGGGTAAACTAAGTCAATCAGAACAGAATACTCAGCCATATAGCCAGCCAGGATTACCGTTAACACAAGGCACGACGCAAGGTATGTCACAACCAGGTTTCAGCCTTTCTCAACCCGGACTGAGTCAAGCGGAACTTTCTCAAGATTCCTTCGCTGTCGGAGAGTTTCAATCACAAATGGACGGATTATTATCACAAGATTCAACTTATCAGGGTGATCGAAGTGGTTTTTATCAATCCGGACAGTCACAAGCCGGGGGACAATTCTCCCAGCCATATTGA